The Acidobacteriota bacterium region ACGTCGCCGCTGGCGCTCGCCATCATCAACGCGCACTACGAGCTGGCCGCGTCGCTGCTCGATGCAGGGGCGGACCCGAACGCCTACGATGCGCGCGGCTCGCTGCTCCATGCCCTGGCCTGGATCCGCCGCCCCGGCTCGGGCCGGCCGCCGGCCCCGACGGGGAATCTCGCCAGCCTCGACCTGGCCCGGCGCCTGCTCGCGGAGGGCGCCAATCCGAACGTGCGCATCGCGTGGCGGGAGATCCCGTTCGAGGTCGACCTGGGCATCGTCAAGCCGCCGCCCAACATCTCGGTCGGCCGCAACTTCATCAGCTTCGTCGGCGCGACGCCGTTCTACCTGGCCGCCAAGCACGCGGACCTGGACCTGATGAAGCTGCTGGTCGACTACGGCGCCGACCCGCTGGCCGCGACCGGCCAGGGCGTGACCCCGCTGATGGCGGCGTCCGGCCTCGGGTTCTGGGACGGCGAGAGCCCCGGTCCGCTCAACGGCACCCCCGAGCGGGTGCGGCTCGAGGCGGTGAGGATGACCCTCGCCCTCGGCAACGACCTGCACGCGGTGACCGACTTCGGCGACACGAAGCTGGAGGGCGACGGGGTGGACCTGCTGCTGCGCCACCCGCTGAACCTGCTGCAGATGGACGCGCAGCGCGACCGCGGGGACATGCGCTGGGGCGGCTGCACGGCGCTGCACGGCGCGGCGATGATGGGCTCGAACCTGATCGTGCAGTACCTGATCGACCAGGGGGCGGACATCAACGCGCGCAACGCGATCGGCTGGACGCCCCGGATGGTGGCCGAGGGCGTCTTCGTGGCGAATACGGAGAAGGCGTGGCCGGAGACGGTGGCGCTGCTCAGTGAACTCGGCGGAGAAACGGTGGAACGACGATGACCATGACAAGACTGGGAAGCCTGACGGCCGCGCTGGCGTGCGCGGCGCTCGTCGCCGCCGCGGCGCCGGGAACGATCGCGGTGGAAGCGGCGGACAACGACGGCGTCATTCGCGGCACCGTCACCAGCGCCAACGGCCCCGAGGCGGGCGTCTGGGTGATCGCCGAAACGGACGAGCTCGAGACGGTGTTCCGCAAGATCGTCGTCACCGGCGACGACGGGCAGTACGTGCTGCCGGAGCTGCCGGACGCGACCTTCGACGTCTGGGTCCGCGGCTACGGGCTGGTCGACTCCGAGCCGGTCGCCGGGCGGCCGGACCAGGAGCTCGACCTCACCGCGGTGGTGGCCGCGACCCCCCAGGAAGCGGCGCAGGTCTACCCCTCCACCTACTGGCTGTCGCTCATCAACCTGCCCGCCGCGCACGAGTTCCCGGGCACCGGTCCCGAGGGCAACGGCATCAACCCGCAGATGGGCAGCCAGGCCGAGTGGATCAACAACCTGAAGGGCTGCCAGCGCTGCCACCAGGTGGGCAACAAGCGCACGCGCGAGATCCCGGACCTCGACGACTTCGATTCCGCCCGCTCCGCCTGGGCGGACCGGGTACAGCGCGGGCAGCGGGGCTCGCTGATGAACAGCTTCGTCACCCGCTTCGGCCCCGACGCCGGCCTCGACATGCTGGTCGACTGGACGGATCGCATCGCCGCCGGCGAGGCGCCCCCGCCCCCGCCCCGGCCGCAGGGCATCGAGCGCAACGTCGTGCTCACGATGTGGAACTGGGGCGACAACGTCGCCTTCGTCCACGACGAGATCGCGACCGATAAGCGCAACCCGCGCGTCAACGCGAACGGGCCGCTTTACGGCGTGGACATCGGCAACGACTTCCTGCTGGTGACCGACACGCTCGAGCACAGCTCGAAGATGATCAAGATCCCGCTGCGCGAGAACGACCCGCCGGTCCCGTCGATGTTCCAGACCGAGGGCTTCAGGCCATGGCGCGACTTCGGGGCCGAGGCGGTCTGGAACGATCCCGCCAACCCCCACAACCCGATGATCGACGCCACGGGGCGCGTCTGGCTGACCACGCGGGTCCGCCACCCGAACAACCCCGACTGGTGCCGCGAAGGGTCGGACAACGCCTACGCGCAGTACTTCCCCGTCGACCGGGCCGGCCGCCACACCGGCTACTACGATCCGGAGACCGAGGAATTCGTGCTCATCGGCACCTGCTACGGCACGCACCACCTGCAGTTCGCCGAGGACGCCAACGACACGCTGTACTTCAGCGGCGGCGGCGCCGTCATCGGCTGGCTCGACACGAAGGTCTACGACGAGACCGGCGACGAGCAGCTCGCCCAGGGCTGGTGCCCGACCGTCATCGACACCAACGGCGACGGCGTCATCACGAAGCCGTGGAACGAGCCGGCCCCGCGCGGCAGCCGCGAGGAGCCGCCGTTCGACCCGGCCCTCGACACGCGCGTGCGGGTCGGCGCCTACGGCATCATCGCCAACCCGCTCGACGACGCGGTCTGGA contains the following coding sequences:
- a CDS encoding carboxypeptidase regulatory-like domain-containing protein gives rise to the protein MTMTRLGSLTAALACAALVAAAAPGTIAVEAADNDGVIRGTVTSANGPEAGVWVIAETDELETVFRKIVVTGDDGQYVLPELPDATFDVWVRGYGLVDSEPVAGRPDQELDLTAVVAATPQEAAQVYPSTYWLSLINLPAAHEFPGTGPEGNGINPQMGSQAEWINNLKGCQRCHQVGNKRTREIPDLDDFDSARSAWADRVQRGQRGSLMNSFVTRFGPDAGLDMLVDWTDRIAAGEAPPPPPRPQGIERNVVLTMWNWGDNVAFVHDEIATDKRNPRVNANGPLYGVDIGNDFLLVTDTLEHSSKMIKIPLRENDPPVPSMFQTEGFRPWRDFGAEAVWNDPANPHNPMIDATGRVWLTTRVRHPNNPDWCREGSDNAYAQYFPVDRAGRHTGYYDPETEEFVLIGTCYGTHHLQFAEDANDTLYFSGGGAVIGWLDTKVYDETGDEQLAQGWCPTVIDTNGDGVITKPWNEPAPRGSREEPPFDPALDTRVRVGAYGIIANPLDDAVWIVSDDFPGRMLRLERGDNPPETCISELYTVPVEKGYRTRGLDVDRNGVLWTALAGSSHFASFDRSACTVFGGPEARDGRQCDAGWSFYKAPGPNFRDTDIGTDFHYYNWVDQFNTLGLGENIPIANGSSSDSLLALDPETGEWTILRVPYPQGFHSRGLDGRIDDPDAGWKGRGVYATYGADAAWHVEGGPVEPGNLVKFQIRPDPLAH